Below is a window of bacterium DNA.
ATCGGCCTGAGCCGTCGGAGGAGGTAGGTCCGCTCTCCCGCTGTCGCACATGCGATTCCAGGGTCTTTTACTAAACGATGAAACCGCTTGTCCCGAAAAGAAGATAAAATTTTCAGCTCCTTGTTGGGTGCGCAGGGTTATTTTCGCCAATCTCGCTATCTCAGCTTTGCTCTTATCACCCTCTCTCCGCTGTGGATCCTTTACGAGTTGCTGGCGCTGCAGGCGGAGCGGAATCATCATGCTATCCTGCGCAACAGGGCGGATGTTCTGCTCAAATACCCGGTGCTGGAATATGGCGCCGCCGGTTGGATCATTCTGGCGGTTCCGATTCTGCTCTGTCTGATTTACATCTATCGCCACGAGTGGGGCCGGGTGCGGATCACGGTGTCCTCTTTCTTTTATCCGGTCATCGAAGGCGCCACCTACGCCAGCGTCATGGGCTTGTTGATCCACCGTTTGATCGGCGCGCTTTCTCTGGCCTCGCCCGTATTCCAAGGCACCTCGAATCCCGTGATGTTGGCCATGGGCGCGGGCGTATATGAGGAGTTGTTGTTTCGCGGATTATTGTACTGGCTGCCTGTGCATCTGATCCTACTGCGATGGCGGGAGCACCCCATTTATATCTATCTGTTGATGGCCGTGACCTCTTCTTTTTTCTTCACTCTTTTTCATTATGATGTTTTTTTCATCCGCTGGGATTACACCGCCGTGTTCCGGTTGATCGCCGGATTGTTCTACTGTCTCCTCTGTTCGGTCCGTGGATTGAGCGTGGCGGTCTGGTCTCATTTCTTGTACGACTTTTTTCTGATCTTTTAGCTAGGATGAATCCAGGTGAATCTGAAGATCATTCGCATTCCCATTGCTTTGTTGCTCGGCCTGCTCCTGGTTCTGCTGCTTCTCTGCGTGGCTGTGCCGGTGGGCTATATGCTGTTCTGGCCGTTCTCCGCAGAGACGCAACGGGCTGAGATTAAAATCAAATACGGCGCCTCCTCAGAGCAGATTGCGGCTGAACTGAAAAGACTGCGAATCATCCGCAGTGAACAGCGCTTCAAATGGGCGTTGTTTCTGCTGGATAAAAAATATGCGCTGCGAGCCGGCCATTTTTCTCTGCCGGTGCGGGCATCCAACTATACGGTCATCAAGGCATTGACTGAAGGTCCGCAGGTGTACACCAAGGTCACGGTGCCCGAAGGTCTGCGCGCCAGCGCGGTGGCTGGGATTTTCAGACGGACCATGGAGATGGATTCCCTTTCCTTTCTGTCCCTGGTGCAGGATACCGCCCTGATTCGATCTCTGGCGATCCCGGCGCCTTCACTGGAGGGTTTTCTGCTGCCTGAGACCTATCTCTGCACTTACGGTATGAGCGAACGCCAGGCTGTAACCATGATGGTGCGGCAGTTCAAGAAGGCGGTCTGGGACACGTTGCAGGAACGGTCTCAGGAATTGGGGTTTTCTGTGTCCGAAATCGTCACTCTGGCCGCCATCGTTCAAGCTGAGGCCAGGGTGGAGAGCGAGATGCCGGCGATCGCCTCGGTATATCACAACCGCCTGCGCGTCGGTATGCCTTTGCAGGCGGATCCGACCATCCAATACATCCTTGCAGACGGTCCGCGCCGTTTGTTGCTGCGGGACCTGGAAATCCCATCGCCATACAACACCTATCTCTATCCCGGGCTGCCGCCCGGGCCCATCAATAATCCAGGCAAAAAGGCCTTACTGGCGGCGCTCTATCCTGCGGAGAGCCCCTATCTCTATTTTGTGGCTGATGGCACTGGGCGCCACCGTTTCTCCACCACTCTGATGCAGCATTTGCAGGCCAAAAAAGGTTTGGACGCTCTGCGGCGCCAGCTGGCCCGTGAGCAGAAGGGGCGGCGCACTCGTGGCTAAAGCGGAGAAAAAGACAGCCCCTTTGGCGCTGGAGTGGATGCAAACGGATTTGAATGAGGAACAGCGCAAAGCAGTCGGCTGCACCGATGGACCGGTCCTGATTCTCGCCGGCGCCGGATCAGGCAAGACCCGCGTGCTGACCTACCGCATCGCCTATCTTCTCGCCAATGGTCTTGCAGAGCCGCGGGAAATTTTGGCCATGACCTTTACCAACAAAGCGGCCGGCGAGATGCGTGAGCGCGTGGGCCGGCTGGCGCCGCATTTGATCACCGGCATGTGGATCGGAACGTTTCATTCGCTGTTTGCACGGCTGCTTCGCCGTGAAGCGGAGCGCATCGGCTACACCCCGGCTTTTACGATTTATGATGAAGAAGATCAGCAATCCTTGCTCAAAAGCATCCTGTTGGATATGAATCTTTCGGTGCAGCAGCTGCCGCCACGTCTGGTCGGCTATAAGATCAGCATGGCGAAAAACAATTTCGTTCGGCCTGACGAAATGGACAAGACGGTGGATAACGAGCAGGATGCGCTCATCGCGAAAGTCTACCGCACCTATGACCGTCGCCTCGCGGAATTGAATGCCATGGATTTCGACGATCTGTTGATAAAGCCCATCGAGCTGTTCGAGCTGTTTCCTCTGGTGAAAGAGTATTATCAGGATCGGTTTCGCTACATTATGGTGGATG
It encodes the following:
- a CDS encoding CPBP family intramembrane metalloprotease, with amino-acid sequence MSRKEDKIFSSLLGAQGYFRQSRYLSFALITLSPLWILYELLALQAERNHHAILRNRADVLLKYPVLEYGAAGWIILAVPILLCLIYIYRHEWGRVRITVSSFFYPVIEGATYASVMGLLIHRLIGALSLASPVFQGTSNPVMLAMGAGVYEELLFRGLLYWLPVHLILLRWREHPIYIYLLMAVTSSFFFTLFHYDVFFIRWDYTAVFRLIAGLFYCLLCSVRGLSVAVWSHFLYDFFLIF
- the mltG gene encoding endolytic transglycosylase MltG → MNLKIIRIPIALLLGLLLVLLLLCVAVPVGYMLFWPFSAETQRAEIKIKYGASSEQIAAELKRLRIIRSEQRFKWALFLLDKKYALRAGHFSLPVRASNYTVIKALTEGPQVYTKVTVPEGLRASAVAGIFRRTMEMDSLSFLSLVQDTALIRSLAIPAPSLEGFLLPETYLCTYGMSERQAVTMMVRQFKKAVWDTLQERSQELGFSVSEIVTLAAIVQAEARVESEMPAIASVYHNRLRVGMPLQADPTIQYILADGPRRLLLRDLEIPSPYNTYLYPGLPPGPINNPGKKALLAALYPAESPYLYFVADGTGRHRFSTTLMQHLQAKKGLDALRRQLAREQKGRRTRG
- a CDS encoding UvrD-helicase domain-containing protein — encoded protein: MAKAEKKTAPLALEWMQTDLNEEQRKAVGCTDGPVLILAGAGSGKTRVLTYRIAYLLANGLAEPREILAMTFTNKAAGEMRERVGRLAPHLITGMWIGTFHSLFARLLRREAERIGYTPAFTIYDEEDQQSLLKSILLDMNLSVQQLPPRLVGYKISMAKNNFVRPDEMDKTVDNEQDALIAKVYRTYDRRLAELNAMDFDDLLIKPIELFELFPLVKEYYQDRFRYIMVDEYQDTNYAQYRALQLLAAKHRNLCVVGDDDQSIYRWRGAEIRNILDFEKDYPGCAKYRLEQNYRSVKNILAAAHSVIKNNRQRHAKKLWTERPSGDLVTILKVEDDLDEARMIVHKIAMEMRVAERTFSDVAVLYRTNAQSRVFEEALRRERIP